One window of the Ananas comosus cultivar F153 linkage group 21, ASM154086v1, whole genome shotgun sequence genome contains the following:
- the LOC109726744 gene encoding aspartic proteinase nepenthesin-1-like → MARARLLRLSLLGLNYSVEHLRFSLKAQPHVYMVELYIGTPAKRKYYLVMDTSSDILWMQCKPCIHCWKQTMPIFHPTKESSSFDPIPCNHTLCDLNDPDKKCVKGQCHYNIDYNEGSSSRGVLGSETLGFSSDRSQKDVVRKFVFGCANDNKGFSMPKELSGVFGLDMEPLSLANISVAGHRLGFTPNDFALRKDARGLVRGGFFIDSGSTYTALSTGGPYERIREAFRAHFKQLKLRSANHSSFEVCYRVPHKGVKGALPSLTVHFSGGVDYTVAPQNVMEEMEKNIICVGIVGRPNMSVLGEHYQYNHHFSYNVREKRLSFAPADCSRVV, encoded by the exons ATGGCTCGCGCACGACTCTTGAGACTATCCCTGTTAGGTCTCAACTACAGCGTAGAGCATCTCCGTTTTTCTCTTAAAGCTCAGCCCCATGTCTACATGGTAGAGCTCTACATCGGCACGCCCGCCAAAAGGAAATACTACTTAGTCATGGACACTAGCAGTGACATATTATGGATGCAATGCAAGCCATGCATTCATTGTTGGAAACAAACTATGCCGATCTTCCACCCGACCAAAGAGTCGAGCTCTTTCGACCCGATACCATGCAACCATACGTTGTGCGATTTGAATGACCCAGATAAGAAATGCGTTAAAGGCCAATGCCACTACAATATCGACTATAACGAGGGCTCTTCATCGAGAGGTGTCCTCGGCTCTGAGACATTAGGTTTCTCTTCCGACAGGTCGCAAAAAGATGTTGTGCGTAAATTTGTTTTTGGTTGCGCAAATGATAACAAAGGTTTCTCGATGCCAAAGGAGTTGTCAGGAGTTTTCGGCCTCGACATGGAGCCATTATCACTGGCAA ACATCAGTGTTGCCGGCCATCGCCTCGGCTTCACGCCAAACGATTTTGCTCTTCGCAAAGATGCTCGAGGGCTAGTGAGAGGGGGCTTTTTTATCGACTCGGGCTCAACATATACCGCATTAAGCACGGGAGGCCCGTATGAGCGAATAAGGGAGGCATTTAGAGCACACTTCAAGCAACTTAAGCTGCGGTCGGCGAATCACAGTTCATTTGAGGTTTGTTATAGAGTGCCGCATAAGGGGGTTAAGGGGGCATTGCCGAGCTTGACGGTTCACTTTAGCGGCGGCGTCGATTATACAGTGGCACCACAGAATGTGATGGAGGAGATGGAGAAGAATATAATCTGCGTCGGCATAGTAGGTCGTCCAAATATGAGCGTTCTTGGAGAACATTACCAATACAATCACCATTTCTCGTACAATGTCAGAGAGAAGCGATTATCCTTCGCTCCTGCTGATTGCAGTCGAGTTGTATGA
- the LOC109726743 gene encoding aspartic proteinase nepenthesin-1-like, translating into MAPTWRITFFLLALSLKIVHSLHFNLIHKYSVYSPLFPGNLTKYERAKRLYADNIARAQTLRPSLLGLNYSVEHLRPTIKAQPHVYMVEIYIGTPAKRKYYLVMDTASDILWMQCKPCIHCWKQPVPIFHPARESSSFEPIPCNHTLCDLSDPDRKCVKGQCHYTIKYAEGSSSKGLLASETLGFSSDRSQKEFVHKFVFGCANDNRGFSMPKALSGLFGLDMEPLSLASQLTGPIGGRFSYCLPPFTSNRQPPSRLKFGDEAILKGPHVKTIRIIYVPTQPLYYLPLSDVSVAGHRLGFTPKDFALRKDAEGLLRGGVFIDSGSTYTAFRTGGPYERISEAFRAYFKQLKLQPANHSSFEVCYRVPHKGVEGELPGFVLHFIGGVDYVVSPQHVIEEMEKNIICVGIVGVPNFSILGEHYQYNHRISYNVREKLLSFAPADCSRVV; encoded by the coding sequence ATGGCACCAACATGGCGTATCACCTTTTTTCTGTTAGCACTTTCATTGAAAATTGTTCATTCTCTGCACTTCAATTTGATTCATAAGTACTCGGTGTATTCTCCCCTCTTTCCCGGAAACCTCACTAAATATGAGAGGGCGAAGCGCCTTTATGCAGATAACATAGCGCGCGCACAAACCTTGAGACCGTCCCTCTTAGGTCTCAACTATAGCGTGGAACATCTGCGCCCTACTATCAAAGCTCAGCCCCATGTCTACATGGTAGAGATCTACATCGGCACGCCCGCCAAAAGGAAATACTACTTAGTCATGGACACTGCCAGCGACATCTTATGGATGCAATGCAAGCCATGCATTCATTGTTGGAAACAGCCCGTGCCGATCTTCCATCCCGCCAGGGAGTCCAGCTCCTTTGAACCCATCCCTTGCAACCATACATTGTGCGATTTGAGCGACCCGGATAGGAAATGCGTTAAAGGCCAATGCCACTACACCATAAAATATGCCGAGGGCTCTTCATCGAAAGGTCTCCTCGCCTCCGAGACATTAGGTTTTTCCTCCGACAGGTCCCAAAAGGAGTTTGTGCATAAATTTGTCTTCGGTTGCGCAAATGATAACCGAGGTTTCTCGATGCCAAAAGCGCTATCAGGACTTTTCGGCCTTGACATGGAGCCATTATCGCTCGCAAGTCAGCTGACGGGACCGATTGGTGGCAGGTTCTCATATTGCCTTCCGCCGTTCACGAGCAATAGGCAGCCGCCGAGCCGGCTCAAGTTCGGCGATGAGGCCATTCTTAAAGGCCCTCATGTAAAGACTATCCGCATTATCTATGTGCCGACTCAGCCGCTGTACTACCTTCCTCTCTCAGACGTGAGCGTCGCCGGCCATCGCCTCGGCTTCACGCCAAAAGATTTTGCTCTCCGTAAAGATGCCGAAGGGTTACTGAGAGGGGGCGTTTTTATCGACTCGGGCTCAACATATACTGCGTTCCGCACGGGAGGCCCGTATGAGCGGATAAGCGAGGCGTTTAGAGCGTACTTCAAGCAGCTTAAGTTGCAGCCGGCGAATCACAGTTCCTTTGAGGTTTGTTATAGAGTGCCGCACAAGGGGGTTGAAGGGGAGTTACCTGGATTCGTGCTTCACTTTATCGGCGGCGTCGATTACGTCGTTTCACCGCAGCATGTGATAGAGGAGATGGAGAAGAATATAATCTGCGTCGGCATAGTAGGTGTTCCGAACTTCAGCATTCTCGGAGAACATTACCAATACAATCACCGTATCTCGTACAATGTCAGAGAGAAACTATTATCCTTCGCTCCTGCGGATTGCAGTCGAGTTGTATGA